The Gemmatimonadaceae bacterium DNA segment CCTGCAGGACAAGGAGTTCAAGTCTTTCCTCGACTCCAGTTCTTTCGAGATGGTGGTCGGTGTCGATGCAATTACCACGCCGAAGGCGATCTCGCTTCTTGCGGAGTTGATGAAGGTTCACGCGGGCCTTCGAGTCAAGGCATTTGTGCACGAGCGCAAAGGCTCGATATTTCACCCGAAGGTTAGCTGGTTTGCCGGCAGTTCAGGAGGGGCTCTCCTGGCAGGATCCGGAAACCTGACTGTAGCGGGCCTTCGCGCGAACTGGGAAGCCTTTGCGCAGGTACGACTCGACAAGTCACAGCTAAAGTCAGTTCGCAAGAGCTGGGATTCTTGGGTCCTTGCTCACAAGAGCTTCCTGCGAGATCTCACGGACCCTCTGGTGGCTGCGGCCGTCGCGTCGAACAAGTCGTCATTTGCAGCCAAGCCCATTCTCGAGGCTGAGTCAGGTCACCTTGACTCGTCGACGCATCTTGGCGACGAGGTGGACTCGGTACTGTTGGCCGAAATTCCGAAGGGTTCAACGCGGTGGAACCAGGCGAACTTCAGCCGAGACGTCTACACAGGCTACTTTGGCGCGAAGGTCGGGTCACGACGAAGGATTGTGCTTCAGCACGTGAATGCTGACGGAAGCGTTGACGCAGTCGAGAGCCGGCCGAGCGTCGACGTCGCAAGTCACAACTTCCGATTCGAGCTTGGTGCCGCGTCGGGATTGAACTATCCGGCTGTTGGTCGGCCGACTGCAGTGTTCATCAAGACTCAGTTCGGAACCATCTTGTACTCGCTTGTCATGCCTGACGATGCGCGCTACGACGACCTTCAGGAGCTCCTCAATAGCCTTGCGGGTGTGACACCCGGAAGAATGCGCCGGGTGACCATTGGATTGGCGCAACTCCAAGTGGCAGTGCCAAGTCTGCCAATCCTCTCCGTATCCAGTGTCGAGGACTAGCCTACGGCGAGCAGATGAATATCTGTTCTGCCTCACTGGATGCTCTTAGGGCGCGCGATCGCGAATTCAGCTTGCTGTGGCGGAAAGCCCCGGCCGACACAATTCGCACGCTCGCGAATTGCCCGTGCGCGAGATCGGCAAGCGTGGAGAGGTCGATAGTGCGTGGATGCGACCCCGCGGCCTTGTCAAACGGAGAGTACGACAGCACAAGCGGACAGTCGTGGCGGCGAGCGAGAGCAAACAGTTGCCTAAACGCGTCGGGTGCCTGCGAGCGAATCGAAAACGGTGACTGGTGTCGATTCGCACGGTAGACTCCGCGGCTCGGACGCGCGTCGCCTAAGTTCGATTGCGTAATCATCGGTTCGTCTCTCAATGCGAGCGTCTCCAGGACGTGGTAGTATCGACTGTAGTGGTCTCGAGTATACGGAGGGTCCGCATAGATGACCGAGTACTCCTCGTCGCGTCGTGCTAGAAACTCCCGGTAGTCCGCTCGTTCCGCTCGGCTAGTCGGACGCCCCTCACTTGCATTGAACCGTTCAACCGCGGCCGCGAAGTGTGCGTGTACGCTTTTGTTGCGTTCCTGCAGAAGCTTTTCAACGACGTGGGGCTTGTATTGGCCAGCTCTTGTCCGGAGGCTGATCGGCTGCGCGAACTGCTTGCCAATCGAGCTGACTGCGTGGCTAGCTGACGACAGCACTGCACCCACCGCCACGTCCCTGGCAGATCCGGACTTGCGGTGGGCGAAGTTCAACAAGAGGTCAATCTCAAACGCTTGCGCGAAGGAGAAGTACACACCACCAAAATGCCGTAGCGCGAGCGTTTGAGGTGCGCCCCAAAGGTCCGCCTCCCTCAAACGGCGAACGGTGTCATGAAGCACCTCGACGGAGGCGGGCGTGCGCACCCCCTGGGCAGGCAGTGTCAGCAGGGGGCATTCGGCTAGGAAGTCCGCCAAGCGTTCGAACGATCCTGTAGCGGCGGCTTGCTCGAGCGATGCTTCGTACTTGATTAGCGGCTTGATGCAGTCCAGTACGACCTGCAACTCGGGACTCGAGCGCAGTAGCTGATCCCGACTTGGTGTGGTCAGGCCGGCCGCTCCGCCGATAAACAGAGCGTTGGCTAGTACCCTGGCGTACTCCTGGATGTCTACGGCTATCACTGGACGTTCGCGAGACAAGGAATGCGCGACGGTTCCTGATCCTGAGAAGAGATCGACCGCGCGACCTTTGGGTGCGGCATCTCGAATGCTGCCGATCACCGCGTCCAGGATCCGAAGCTTTGATCCGAGGTAGTGTATCGGCCGGAAGGGCAGGTGCTCCGACGGCGAGAGTGCGTATTTCCGGTCCATGCGGGAGTATTGAGGTACAGGTGCCGTACCAGGGAGCGTCCAGTGTTCGCTTGTGGAGCAACTTCAATTTACATTATCGGACATGACGAGGACTGGGCTTGGCAAGGTTGAGGCACTTGGCCGTGGCGACCTTTCGAATCGCACGCCGTTCTTAGAGGTGCGCAAGCATTCATTCGGCGAGCGCGAGACTCGGTCTTGGGTGGTGCAGGGTGAGAATAGCGAAGTCCTTCGTGCGCTAGTGGAGAGTCAGCCACGAAGTGTGCGCTGTGCATATCTGGACCCGCCGTACAACAACGGTGAGAACTACCTGCACTATTCTGATGATGTCTCGCACGTTACGTGGCTGCGAGACATGCGCACGCGATTGGCTCTTGTGCGAGAGCTTCTTTCAGAGGACGGCAGTCTGTGGATATCAATTGATGACAATGAGCTCCACTACTTGAAGGTAGAGGCTGATGCAGTGTTCGGACGGCAAAACTTCATATCTACCGTGGTTTGGGAGCACCGAACGACTAGGGAGAATCGGCGCGCATTTTCACCCAATCATGAGTACGTGCTTGTGTATGCGAAGGATGCACGTGCCTTCGCGCGCACGAGAAATCTGTTGCCATTGACCCCCGAGGTCTTCCGCCGGTATTCAAATCCGGACGGCGATCCTCGAGGCCCATGGCAGTCGGTTTCCGCGAATGTGCAGGCGGGGCACGCAACCAAGTCGCAGTTCTATGCCTTGCGTGCGCCGAACGGCCGACTTCATCGACCTCCGAAGGGAAGGTGTTGGGTATATTCAGAGGACAGGATGCGGGAACTGATCGACTCAAAACAGGTATGGTTTGGCTACGACGGCAATGCTGTGCCACGAATCAAGAGATTCCTTCGAGACAAGGTGCGTGGGTTAGTCCCTCAGACTCTATGGCGGGCTGCGGAGGTGAGCACGACCTCGCAGGCGAAGCGCCATCAGATGGCATTGCTGCCCTCGATTGAAGCGTTTGATACACCAAAGCCTGAGGGGCTTCTGCGGCGAATTGTGGAGATCGCCACGGACCCAGGCGACTTGGTTCTTGATCCGTACCTCGGTTCTGGCACGACCGCAGCGGTGGCGCTCAAGACCAATCGACAGTTCATTGGCATCGAGAGAGGTGAGCATGTCGTATCACACGCGGTGAAGAGACTGCGGGAGGTGATTCGCGGTGAATCGGGAGGAATCTCAGTCGATGTCGGTTGGAACGGCGGAGGAGGCTTCCGTTTCGGGCGACTCGGTAGCCGACGGGATTCAAGGGCAACGCTCGGCGGTTAGCCAACGCAGTTCGTGATTATCGTCGAGTTGTACTGCGACATTTGCCTGTTCGTCGCGAAGCGTAGTGTCACGCGCGTCAAAGTCCGCTGAGCACTTTGGTTGTCGTGGGAGGCTCCGCCCACTTAACTCAAAGGCGTTTGTGCCGCAGCTCGTAGATCGTAATGCTCGGCTTCTTCTCGTGCGGCTGCGGGTCTACGCGCAGCGTCGCGCGCCAATCGAAGCCACGCGCCGTGGCCAGCTCAAGAAACGACGACAGTGCCACGCGTCCTTGGTCCGCCAGCACAAACAGACCGCCGGGCGCCAGCGTCCGCGTCACCGCATCGAGCAGCAGCGGCGCATAGCGCAGCTCGTAGAGCACATCGGCGGCGAACACCAACGCGAACTGCCCGAGGTCCGCCGGCATCGCGTTCCAGTCCACCATCCGCGTGCGGACCGCGCGTC contains these protein-coding regions:
- a CDS encoding DNA adenine methylase, which codes for MDRKYALSPSEHLPFRPIHYLGSKLRILDAVIGSIRDAAPKGRAVDLFSGSGTVAHSLSRERPVIAVDIQEYARVLANALFIGGAAGLTTPSRDQLLRSSPELQVVLDCIKPLIKYEASLEQAAATGSFERLADFLAECPLLTLPAQGVRTPASVEVLHDTVRRLREADLWGAPQTLALRHFGGVYFSFAQAFEIDLLLNFAHRKSGSARDVAVGAVLSSASHAVSSIGKQFAQPISLRTRAGQYKPHVVEKLLQERNKSVHAHFAAAVERFNASEGRPTSRAERADYREFLARRDEEYSVIYADPPYTRDHYSRYYHVLETLALRDEPMITQSNLGDARPSRGVYRANRHQSPFSIRSQAPDAFRQLFALARRHDCPLVLSYSPFDKAAGSHPRTIDLSTLADLAHGQFASVRIVSAGAFRHSKLNSRSRALRASSEAEQIFICSP
- a CDS encoding site-specific DNA-methyltransferase, producing the protein MTRTGLGKVEALGRGDLSNRTPFLEVRKHSFGERETRSWVVQGENSEVLRALVESQPRSVRCAYLDPPYNNGENYLHYSDDVSHVTWLRDMRTRLALVRELLSEDGSLWISIDDNELHYLKVEADAVFGRQNFISTVVWEHRTTRENRRAFSPNHEYVLVYAKDARAFARTRNLLPLTPEVFRRYSNPDGDPRGPWQSVSANVQAGHATKSQFYALRAPNGRLHRPPKGRCWVYSEDRMRELIDSKQVWFGYDGNAVPRIKRFLRDKVRGLVPQTLWRAAEVSTTSQAKRHQMALLPSIEAFDTPKPEGLLRRIVEIATDPGDLVLDPYLGSGTTAAVALKTNRQFIGIERGEHVVSHAVKRLREVIRGESGGISVDVGWNGGGGFRFGRLGSRRDSRATLGG